In Candidatus Methanomethylophilaceae archaeon, one DNA window encodes the following:
- the aroA gene encoding 3-phosphoshikimate 1-carboxyvinyltransferase, which translates to MTDITFSGGRIEGMAEVPPSKSYTHRAIILAALSGGRCEITNPLDSFDTRATIDAVRSMGASVDVTDSGITVSSDGIHAPDRTIDVLNSGTTMRLMSGLAALFPSETVITGDESIRKRPMGPLLDALQRCGAKCSSEGGKAPLRISGPIEGNEIRIDGSLSSQFVSSMLIMSPLVGRPMDIILEGKQVSRPYVDITLSVMGRFGAEVERTSTGYHVEPQRYVPCDIEIPADFSSAAFPLVAGGLSGSVKVMGLDLDGPQGDRKIVDILRESGCSVESDGGCVTCSRVGRPSAIDVDLSDIPDLFPVVAVLLSTAEGTSRLYGAPQLRFKESDRIESVERMLKSLGADIEGTDDGCVINGVPKLRGGRIEHGGDHRLMMSAAVASLVSEGPVSMEDDGCWNVSYPGFPDAMRSLGMRC; encoded by the coding sequence ATGACAGACATCACTTTCAGCGGGGGAAGGATCGAGGGGATGGCCGAGGTTCCTCCCTCCAAAAGCTACACTCATAGGGCGATAATCTTGGCCGCTCTTTCCGGGGGGAGATGCGAGATCACAAACCCCTTGGATTCGTTCGATACTCGCGCCACCATCGATGCCGTAAGGTCGATGGGCGCCTCGGTTGATGTGACCGATTCCGGGATAACAGTCAGTTCGGACGGGATCCATGCTCCGGACAGGACGATAGACGTGCTGAATTCGGGGACCACGATGAGGCTGATGTCGGGCCTCGCCGCCCTGTTCCCGTCGGAGACCGTGATAACAGGCGACGAATCCATCCGGAAAAGGCCGATGGGCCCCCTTCTGGACGCCCTCCAGAGATGCGGAGCAAAATGCTCTTCCGAAGGCGGCAAGGCTCCTCTGAGGATAAGCGGTCCGATCGAAGGGAACGAGATAAGGATAGACGGAAGTTTGAGCTCGCAGTTCGTGTCGTCCATGCTGATAATGTCCCCTCTGGTGGGCAGGCCTATGGATATAATTCTGGAAGGGAAGCAGGTTTCCAGGCCGTATGTGGACATTACGCTGTCCGTGATGGGAAGATTCGGCGCGGAAGTTGAGAGGACATCCACAGGATATCATGTCGAGCCGCAGAGGTACGTCCCCTGCGACATCGAGATACCAGCCGATTTCTCTTCCGCGGCATTCCCATTGGTCGCCGGCGGGCTCTCAGGCAGCGTCAAAGTCATGGGCCTGGATCTTGATGGGCCCCAGGGCGACAGAAAGATAGTCGACATACTCAGGGAATCCGGATGCTCGGTGGAATCGGACGGGGGATGTGTCACATGTTCCCGCGTCGGCAGGCCGTCGGCCATCGACGTCGATCTCTCGGACATACCTGATCTATTCCCAGTTGTCGCGGTTCTGCTGAGCACCGCGGAAGGCACGAGCAGGCTTTACGGGGCCCCTCAGCTCAGATTCAAAGAGAGCGACAGGATAGAGTCGGTGGAAAGGATGCTGAAATCGCTGGGCGCGGACATAGAAGGCACGGACGACGGCTGCGTCATAAACGGCGTCCCCAAGCTTCGCGGAGGCAGGATAGAGCATGGCGGGGACCACAGGCTGATGATGTCGGCCGCCGTGGCTTCGTTGGTTTCCGAAGGCCCGGTATCCATGGAGGACGACGGCTGCTGGAACGTTTCGTATCCCGGTTTCCCGGATGCCATGCGCTCGTTGGGCATGAGGTGCTGA
- a CDS encoding prephenate dehydrogenase/arogenate dehydrogenase family protein: MGLDELREGIGRIDAEIVGLIAERTELAKKVGEIKRERNLPIRNESVERKVVSRYVEAGMQAGLSREAMENVARALIKEAVEVESRVPSGRVGKKIAIIGGAGKMGVWTADFLSDSGHEVIAIDPALDNGLSIEDCAGCDAVIISVPIHSVAGILGQLKGICSPDTLIFDLASLKTPAEPALREMAKSMKVCSVHPMFGPSATSMYGRNLIVCDCGNREAAEEAADLFSDSGGNIRVMGLSEHDSYMSYVLGLTHAVNIALFTVLQRSGYSFEDLRTVSSTTFNKGLDTNMSVASEDPMLYYEIQHMNSHREEMWSLFAGAVEDLRECSLSDDPSGFVSLMDAGREYFYGKR; the protein is encoded by the coding sequence ATGGGGCTGGACGAGCTGAGAGAAGGCATTGGCAGGATAGACGCCGAGATAGTGGGGCTCATAGCTGAGCGCACCGAGCTGGCAAAGAAGGTCGGCGAGATCAAAAGGGAGAGAAACCTTCCCATACGCAACGAATCTGTTGAGCGGAAGGTCGTCTCCAGATACGTCGAAGCGGGGATGCAAGCCGGCCTCAGCCGCGAAGCGATGGAGAACGTCGCCCGCGCGCTCATCAAGGAAGCCGTCGAGGTAGAATCCAGGGTTCCTTCCGGCAGAGTAGGCAAGAAAATCGCGATAATAGGCGGCGCCGGGAAGATGGGCGTTTGGACGGCGGATTTCCTGAGTGACTCCGGGCATGAGGTAATCGCCATAGACCCCGCTTTGGATAATGGCTTATCCATAGAGGATTGCGCCGGATGCGATGCCGTCATCATTTCCGTCCCCATCCATTCAGTAGCCGGGATTCTGGGGCAGCTGAAAGGCATATGCTCCCCTGATACTCTGATCTTCGATCTTGCCTCTTTGAAGACCCCTGCGGAGCCCGCGCTGAGGGAGATGGCCAAGAGCATGAAGGTATGCTCCGTCCACCCCATGTTCGGGCCGTCTGCCACTTCTATGTACGGCAGGAACCTCATCGTCTGCGACTGCGGGAACCGCGAAGCCGCAGAGGAAGCCGCCGACCTTTTCTCGGACAGCGGCGGGAACATCAGGGTCATGGGCCTTTCGGAGCACGATTCCTACATGTCATACGTTTTAGGACTTACGCATGCGGTCAACATAGCGTTATTCACCGTTCTGCAGAGGAGCGGTTATTCCTTCGAGGACCTCAGGACCGTATCTTCCACCACTTTCAATAAAGGCCTGGACACCAACATGTCCGTGGCTTCCGAGGATCCCATGCTCTACTACGAGATCCAGCATATGAACTCGCACAGGGAGGAGATGTGGTCGCTTTTCGCCGGCGCCGTGGAGGATCTCAGGGAATGCTCATTGAGCGACGATCCCTCGGGATTCGTGTCGCTGATGGACGCAGGCAGGGAATACTTTTACGGAAAACGATAA
- a CDS encoding TrpB-like pyridoxal phosphate-dependent enzyme, with protein MAIPRDARINLSPEDIPKRWYNLASDLPGLKPPLNPGTGEPAKPEDFEPIFCKEIIRQEGSTERYIDIPEEVRDNLIYLNRPAPLQRAYRLEKHLKTPAKIYFKREDMSPLGSHKGNTALAQAYYNAEAGVHTLTTETGAGQWGTALAMVSNLYGLDTTVFMVKGSFMAKPLRKTIINTYGAKIYASPSEHTEFGKKILKEHPETSGSLGIAISEACEMAAKDPEICYSLGSVLNHVMLHQTVIGQETIQQMSMAEISPDYVVACTGGGSNFAGLTFPMLGEKIRGTGFKDTQFVAVEPKAAPSLTEGEFKYDYGDTAGFTPLLMMYTLGSDFIPSSIHAGGLRYHGMSPLVSAAYDTGLLSARSYDQTQTFEAGVMMARTEGIIPAPESCHAVKAAIDLALEAKEKNEEKTIVFCLSGHGLLDLYGYEQYLSGTLPSSDISN; from the coding sequence ATGGCAATTCCCAGAGATGCGAGAATCAATCTGTCGCCAGAGGACATACCCAAAAGATGGTACAACCTGGCATCCGACCTTCCAGGGCTGAAGCCCCCGCTCAACCCGGGCACCGGAGAGCCCGCCAAACCCGAGGATTTCGAGCCCATCTTCTGCAAAGAGATCATCAGGCAGGAGGGCTCGACCGAGAGGTACATCGACATCCCCGAAGAGGTCCGCGACAATCTGATCTATCTGAACAGACCCGCTCCGCTCCAGAGGGCATACAGGCTCGAGAAACACCTCAAGACTCCCGCAAAGATCTATTTCAAGAGGGAGGACATGAGCCCGCTGGGAAGCCACAAAGGCAACACCGCTCTCGCCCAGGCCTATTACAACGCGGAAGCAGGGGTCCACACACTCACCACCGAGACAGGCGCGGGACAGTGGGGAACCGCTCTCGCCATGGTCTCCAACCTTTATGGCTTGGACACCACCGTGTTCATGGTCAAAGGAAGCTTCATGGCAAAGCCCCTGAGGAAGACCATCATCAACACCTATGGCGCCAAGATCTATGCGTCCCCCAGCGAGCACACCGAGTTCGGAAAGAAAATCCTCAAGGAGCACCCCGAGACTTCCGGTTCCTTGGGAATCGCGATCTCCGAGGCCTGCGAGATGGCCGCGAAAGATCCCGAGATCTGTTACTCTCTGGGAAGCGTGCTGAACCACGTCATGCTCCACCAGACTGTCATAGGCCAGGAGACCATCCAGCAGATGTCCATGGCTGAAATCAGCCCGGATTACGTCGTAGCCTGCACGGGAGGAGGCTCCAATTTCGCCGGACTGACGTTCCCCATGCTCGGAGAGAAGATCCGCGGCACAGGATTCAAGGACACCCAGTTCGTCGCCGTCGAGCCCAAAGCCGCGCCCTCCCTCACCGAAGGGGAATTCAAGTACGACTACGGCGACACCGCCGGGTTCACGCCTCTGCTGATGATGTACACCCTCGGAAGCGACTTTATACCCTCTTCGATCCACGCGGGCGGTCTCAGATACCACGGCATGTCGCCTTTGGTTTCTGCCGCGTACGATACCGGATTGCTTTCTGCGAGGTCCTACGATCAGACCCAGACTTTCGAGGCCGGAGTCATGATGGCCAGGACCGAGGGAATCATACCCGCTCCCGAATCCTGCCACGCAGTCAAGGCAGCCATCGATCTGGCTCTCGAGGCCAAGGAGAAGAACGAGGAGAAGACCATCGTGTTCTGCCTTTCCGGGCACGGATTGCTGGATCTGTACGGATACGAGCAGTACCTCAGCGGAACTTTGCCCTCGTCCGACATTTCCAACTGA
- the aroE gene encoding shikimate dehydrogenase — protein sequence MKVCAAYGSETPLREGSGMHEIRLDVFGGIPAGVGEESLITLCGKDISAVPDSFRGLVDVGERDIATKHRKIKSFHDFSGTPDADSIVRMLSDGDQEISKGAFSVRSFADLASISDAAKRLGRKHVLLGMGELGEVTRIRQRCLGNEFTFGYVGAPTAPGQLSADEMERLGDGCEILGIVGHPLSHSRSPAMQGAAMEKAGISGKYLRFDSPSLDGIEEVIRAYDIRGMNVTIPYKQEIIPHLDCISDVAEDVGAVNTISNRSGKLLGENTDVRGIEFALLGADLKGSESLVMGSGGAARAAVYALSRAGSSVSVAGRNKETVSALCRDFGSEPFEGDVSKFGLVVNCTPIGLVEGEYPADISNLRGDQVVFDMVYGRDTPLVSSARSRGCRIADGADMLVGQGAESFRIWFGKEPDISAMKGALRWPG from the coding sequence ATGAAGGTCTGCGCAGCGTACGGGTCCGAGACCCCTCTGAGGGAGGGCTCGGGTATGCACGAGATCCGCTTGGACGTGTTCGGCGGGATACCCGCGGGCGTGGGGGAGGAATCCCTGATCACCCTCTGCGGGAAGGACATATCGGCGGTGCCAGACTCTTTCCGGGGCCTCGTGGACGTCGGGGAGAGAGACATCGCCACCAAGCACAGGAAGATCAAGTCGTTCCATGATTTCTCCGGAACCCCGGATGCAGACTCCATAGTCAGGATGCTTTCGGATGGGGATCAGGAGATATCGAAAGGTGCGTTCTCAGTCCGTTCTTTCGCGGATTTGGCCTCTATATCCGATGCGGCCAAAAGGTTGGGCAGGAAGCATGTCCTGCTGGGCATGGGGGAGCTGGGCGAGGTCACGCGCATAAGGCAGAGGTGCCTCGGCAACGAATTCACGTTCGGATATGTCGGCGCCCCGACGGCCCCGGGACAGCTCAGCGCCGATGAGATGGAGAGATTGGGCGACGGATGCGAGATTCTGGGCATCGTCGGGCATCCTCTGTCGCATTCCAGATCTCCGGCGATGCAGGGCGCCGCCATGGAGAAAGCGGGGATCAGCGGCAAATATCTGAGGTTCGACTCGCCGTCCCTCGATGGCATAGAGGAAGTTATCCGCGCCTACGACATCAGAGGGATGAACGTCACGATACCATACAAGCAAGAGATAATCCCGCATCTGGATTGCATATCGGATGTCGCAGAGGACGTAGGGGCGGTGAACACCATCTCTAACCGCAGCGGAAAACTCCTGGGCGAGAATACAGACGTCCGCGGAATAGAGTTCGCGCTGTTGGGAGCCGATCTCAAAGGGTCCGAATCTCTGGTCATGGGATCCGGAGGGGCCGCCAGAGCAGCGGTTTACGCGCTTTCCCGTGCCGGTTCTTCCGTGAGCGTCGCTGGGAGGAACAAGGAAACTGTATCCGCTCTGTGCAGGGATTTCGGCTCGGAGCCGTTCGAAGGCGACGTTTCCAAGTTCGGATTGGTCGTCAACTGCACCCCGATAGGTCTGGTGGAAGGGGAATACCCCGCGGACATCTCGAATCTGCGCGGAGACCAGGTTGTTTTCGACATGGTCTACGGAAGGGATACGCCCTTGGTCTCCTCGGCCAGATCCCGGGGGTGCCGCATCGCCGACGGGGCGGACATGCTCGTCGGCCAGGGAGCGGAATCGTTCCGCATCTGGTTCGGCAAGGAACCGGACATATCGGCTATGAAGGGGGCGCTCCGATGGCCGGGATAG
- a CDS encoding 3-dehydroquinate synthase II, with translation MGKLIVRADGPEDREARKDLVTNGLETGICSFILRKGDEDFEGLGRMEVIYTEDGESVSGDYAFVGIGTPEDQEKAMSMAGKKKAVIVSTTDWTVIPLENMIAKFSGSGTEVYACASDIGDAKLFLETMEKGVDGVAIDVRNPLELRKFGEILSKTKSEELTEIAVKSVVPVETGDRVCIDTCSMMSPGQGMLIGSFSNCLFLVQSESEDSGYVASRPFRVNAGAVHSYIEVPGGGTRYLAEISAGDSVLVCGRDGKTFPASVGRSKVEKRPLLMVTATDGSRDYSVVLQNAETIKLVTKEGSKSVTAIVPGDKVLAKLESGGRHFGMAVQESITEK, from the coding sequence ATGGGTAAGCTCATAGTGAGGGCAGACGGCCCCGAAGACAGGGAAGCCAGGAAGGATCTGGTCACCAACGGCCTCGAAACCGGGATCTGCAGCTTCATTCTAAGGAAAGGCGACGAGGATTTCGAGGGCCTGGGCAGGATGGAGGTTATTTACACGGAGGATGGCGAATCTGTCTCCGGCGATTACGCGTTCGTCGGAATCGGCACTCCCGAGGACCAGGAAAAGGCGATGTCCATGGCCGGGAAGAAGAAGGCCGTGATAGTATCGACTACGGACTGGACAGTCATCCCCTTGGAGAACATGATCGCCAAATTCTCCGGCTCCGGAACCGAGGTTTACGCATGCGCATCCGACATCGGCGACGCGAAGCTTTTCCTCGAGACCATGGAGAAGGGCGTCGACGGCGTGGCCATAGACGTACGCAATCCTTTGGAGCTCAGGAAATTCGGCGAGATCCTGTCGAAGACGAAGTCCGAGGAGCTCACCGAAATCGCCGTGAAATCCGTCGTCCCGGTGGAGACGGGCGACAGGGTCTGCATAGACACGTGCAGCATGATGTCTCCCGGCCAGGGGATGCTCATAGGCTCCTTCTCGAACTGCCTGTTTCTGGTACAGTCCGAGAGCGAGGACAGCGGGTACGTCGCCAGCAGGCCGTTCAGAGTCAACGCGGGCGCCGTGCACAGCTACATAGAAGTTCCCGGGGGCGGGACGAGATATCTCGCCGAGATCTCCGCCGGAGACAGCGTTCTGGTCTGCGGGAGGGACGGCAAGACTTTCCCCGCTTCGGTGGGCAGGAGCAAGGTCGAGAAGAGGCCCCTTCTGATGGTCACAGCCACCGACGGGAGCAGGGATTATTCGGTAGTGCTCCAGAATGCCGAGACTATCAAGCTGGTCACCAAAGAGGGATCCAAATCCGTCACCGCCATCGTGCCGGGCGACAAGGTCCTGGCGAAGCTGGAATCCGGCGGCAGGCATTTCGGCATGGCCGTCCAAGAGTCCATCACGGAGAAGTGA
- a CDS encoding 2-amino-3,7-dideoxy-D-threo-hept-6-ulosonate synthase, whose translation MYGKSIRMERIMDRRTGNAVIVPMDHGISVGPLDGLIDMRKTVDDVSNGGATAVLMHKGLIRYSYRQSGRDVGLIMHLSASTDLGPNKLTKVQITTIEEAIKYGADAVSIHINFGSEDEPSMLEQAGKISEQCNDWGMPLIIMAYPRGPQIKNSFDPQAIAHCARASSEIGADIVKVSYTGDIDTFRDVCRGALSPVVIAGGPKMDSDMDILNMVHDSIEAGGHGVSIGRNVFQNRNVMGITKAISSIVLDGYSVDEAAKFL comes from the coding sequence ATGTACGGGAAAAGCATCCGCATGGAAAGGATAATGGACAGGAGGACCGGCAACGCGGTCATAGTCCCGATGGACCACGGAATATCCGTAGGGCCGCTCGACGGCCTCATCGATATGAGGAAGACCGTAGACGACGTCTCCAACGGAGGGGCGACCGCGGTTCTGATGCACAAAGGTCTCATAAGGTACTCTTACCGCCAGTCCGGGAGGGATGTGGGGCTCATCATGCATCTCTCTGCTTCCACCGATCTGGGGCCGAACAAGCTCACCAAGGTTCAGATCACCACCATAGAGGAAGCGATCAAATACGGCGCGGATGCCGTGTCCATACACATCAACTTCGGATCCGAGGACGAGCCCTCGATGCTCGAGCAGGCAGGAAAGATCTCCGAGCAGTGCAACGATTGGGGTATGCCCCTCATAATCATGGCGTATCCCCGCGGCCCCCAGATCAAGAATTCGTTCGATCCGCAGGCCATAGCCCATTGCGCCAGAGCTTCCTCGGAGATCGGCGCCGACATAGTCAAAGTCAGCTACACCGGGGACATAGACACCTTCAGGGACGTCTGCAGAGGCGCCCTCTCGCCTGTGGTCATCGCCGGCGGTCCCAAGATGGATTCCGACATGGACATCCTCAACATGGTCCATGATTCCATCGAGGCCGGAGGGCATGGGGTCTCCATCGGAAGGAACGTCTTCCAGAACAGGAACGTCATGGGCATAACCAAAGCCATCTCCAGCATAGTCCTCGACGGCTACTCCGTGGACGAGGCCGCCAAATTCCTCTGA
- a CDS encoding shikimate kinase, with protein sequence MAGIGVSGGAISVMNAIPCGIGSTIGIALKTEARFEPADATAVHLVDRPQLSPNLAERCVERTLELLGEDRIDYHLEVKTDIPPSMGLKSSSSVCNAVISAVLNYYGRRIDPLDIIKLGVSCAKECKVTITGAFDDACGCGLGGLVVTDNSRNILISRDEIPAYDVVICVPDRSIPKSKVPVERYKALKGEYEALVPEIRDGYLGVLTKNGEYVSQIIGGGSDLARKALDLGALAAGISGTGPATAVLTERGDGGRMAEGLGCPCIITETS encoded by the coding sequence ATGGCCGGGATAGGCGTCTCAGGAGGGGCGATATCGGTGATGAATGCCATCCCCTGCGGGATCGGTTCTACCATAGGGATAGCCCTGAAGACCGAGGCGAGGTTCGAGCCTGCTGATGCTACAGCGGTACACCTTGTCGACCGCCCGCAGCTGAGCCCGAATCTGGCGGAAAGATGCGTTGAGAGAACCCTGGAATTGCTGGGCGAAGATCGGATCGATTACCATCTGGAAGTCAAAACAGATATCCCGCCGTCGATGGGCCTTAAAAGCTCCAGCTCTGTCTGCAACGCGGTCATATCCGCGGTTCTGAACTATTATGGCAGGCGGATCGACCCATTGGACATCATAAAGCTGGGCGTCTCATGCGCCAAAGAATGCAAAGTCACCATAACCGGGGCGTTCGATGACGCCTGCGGATGCGGGCTCGGAGGTCTGGTCGTCACCGACAACTCGCGCAATATTCTCATTTCAAGAGACGAGATCCCCGCCTATGACGTGGTGATTTGCGTGCCCGACAGGTCCATACCCAAAAGCAAGGTCCCGGTCGAGCGCTACAAGGCGCTTAAGGGCGAATACGAGGCGCTGGTCCCGGAGATAAGGGACGGCTATCTGGGCGTCCTGACGAAGAACGGAGAATACGTATCGCAAATCATCGGGGGAGGCTCCGACCTCGCCCGGAAGGCGCTGGATCTGGGCGCGCTGGCCGCAGGGATATCTGGAACAGGTCCAGCGACCGCGGTTCTGACCGAGCGCGGAGACGGCGGAAGAATGGCGGAAGGGCTCGGATGCCCATGCATAATCACGGAGACATCATGA
- the aroC gene encoding chorismate synthase: MYSVGNTLRIGLFGKSHAESIGCYIDGLPTGMEIDPDNIARAMDLRKPKSGIGTPRKEKDEVILEEGVEDGKVTGRVLIRIMNGNKDSSAYAGFNVTPRPGHADLPALIKFEGFEVAGGAQFSGRMTAPLVAAGAIAQQYLAAKGIRIAAYSKQIADVIDGKERSFEEIDASKSRKTRAADDRLDAKMEEAILAASADGDSVGGVVGCMAVGLPIGFGGIWFDALDVSIARMMFSIPAAKGVEFGKGFGLASMRGSESNDQYAVKDGKITALSNNMGGVCGGMSDGMPLTFNVAFKPTPSISKPQRTVNLKEMKDDRIEIKGRHDPCIVPRAVAVVEAMAALAIMDQDLSFQPDQ; this comes from the coding sequence CTGTATTCGGTCGGAAATACCTTGAGGATAGGGCTTTTCGGCAAGAGCCACGCCGAATCCATAGGCTGCTACATCGACGGGCTGCCGACGGGGATGGAGATCGACCCCGACAATATCGCCAGGGCAATGGATCTCCGCAAGCCCAAAAGCGGAATCGGAACCCCCCGCAAGGAGAAGGACGAAGTGATCCTGGAGGAAGGCGTCGAAGATGGCAAAGTCACTGGGCGTGTTCTGATCAGGATAATGAACGGGAACAAGGATTCCTCCGCGTACGCAGGTTTCAATGTCACCCCCAGACCCGGCCACGCCGATCTTCCGGCGCTTATCAAGTTCGAAGGCTTCGAAGTCGCCGGCGGGGCGCAGTTCTCAGGCAGGATGACAGCTCCGCTGGTGGCGGCCGGAGCCATAGCGCAGCAGTATCTGGCTGCCAAAGGCATCAGGATCGCCGCTTACTCGAAGCAGATCGCGGATGTCATCGATGGCAAAGAGCGCTCGTTCGAGGAGATAGACGCCTCAAAATCCAGGAAGACCCGCGCCGCGGATGACAGGTTGGACGCAAAGATGGAGGAAGCGATTCTGGCCGCGTCCGCAGATGGCGACAGCGTCGGAGGAGTCGTCGGGTGCATGGCCGTGGGCCTTCCGATCGGGTTCGGAGGCATATGGTTCGATGCGCTGGATGTCTCCATAGCGAGGATGATGTTCTCGATCCCGGCCGCCAAAGGAGTCGAATTCGGGAAAGGCTTCGGTCTCGCTTCGATGAGAGGCTCGGAAAGCAACGATCAGTATGCCGTCAAGGATGGTAAAATAACAGCTCTGAGCAACAACATGGGAGGCGTCTGCGGAGGCATGAGCGACGGGATGCCATTGACTTTCAATGTAGCATTCAAGCCTACCCCTTCGATATCCAAGCCACAGAGGACGGTCAACCTGAAAGAGATGAAGGATGACCGCATCGAAATCAAAGGAAGGCACGATCCATGCATAGTTCCTCGCGCAGTTGCTGTTGTTGAAGCCATGGCGGCGCTCGCCATCATGGATCAGGATCTCTCATTCCAACCTGACCAATGA
- a CDS encoding chorismate mutase, with protein sequence MKNAIRIGYMGIPFSNSEEMAAIFSKKFDLNNSELVPLMSAKNVIDALVSREIDYGVLAVENKYAGIVQESEEAKKGVRNLLELDLMWSPIHHCVFKRRPEDPVTKLVSHIQALHQSQNNLRRLYPEAEMVECEDTAYAAEMLSKGMLEEGSAAVCRKDAGEHYGLYLDNENVEDMEDNMTKFSLVRLE encoded by the coding sequence ATGAAAAACGCCATAAGGATAGGGTATATGGGAATTCCATTCTCCAACAGCGAAGAGATGGCAGCCATATTCTCCAAGAAATTCGATCTCAACAATTCTGAGCTTGTGCCTCTCATGTCGGCCAAAAACGTCATCGATGCCCTGGTCTCGAGAGAAATTGATTATGGCGTCCTTGCGGTGGAGAACAAATACGCGGGGATAGTCCAGGAATCCGAAGAGGCCAAAAAAGGGGTGCGCAACCTCCTGGAATTGGATCTGATGTGGTCGCCCATCCACCACTGCGTATTCAAAAGGAGACCTGAAGACCCCGTCACAAAGCTTGTCTCCCACATCCAAGCGCTGCATCAATCCCAAAACAATCTCCGCAGGCTGTATCCCGAAGCGGAAATGGTGGAATGCGAGGACACGGCCTATGCCGCCGAGATGCTTTCCAAAGGGATGCTCGAAGAAGGTTCCGCCGCGGTCTGCAGAAAAGATGCCGGAGAGCATTACGGCCTTTATCTCGACAACGAGAATGTGGAAGATATGGAAGACAACATGACCAAATTCTCATTGGTCAGGTTGGAATGA